In Brassica napus cultivar Da-Ae chromosome A3, Da-Ae, whole genome shotgun sequence, the sequence AGTACAGCTAtacctcctttaccaccaagctacgagcgcttggttacaatcttttaaatattaaaccaCGTGAGCAACCGGCACAAAACAGTTAAAGTTACATAGTATAATTAATCTCATAAATAAATGTTGATATGGGATTGCATTTTAATTCATTTGATTACGAATTGAGAAAAATAAACGAGTATATAAGGAATTCATTGTGTGAGGGAAACACAGCAAGCCCCATGCATTTCCATTCAATGCGTAACATATATTTTCCTGGTTTCCTCTGATATACTGCCCTTTGTATCACTTTTTGTTTACATCAGATAGGTTTTTCGTTTTAAGTAATGATACTCTTGGTTACAAGAAATGAATAAATGTTACTTTagcatcaaatatttataaacataaaagaTACTCCACGTGATAAATAGCTCTAAATATGTATTGATGAGTAAAAGTAAGatctgttttataaaaaaattgattgcaAAGATAGAATAATTTAATTATCTTACTGTTAAAATATTCATCAATTAcattcaaacatatatatatattccacgaatgtattttgttagtatatgtttctatttttaaagcATGTATATGTGTTATACCATGTGTTgatatacattttaaatatgagctaaaaaaatgaaaacgcttggtggtaaaaaataaaaacaaaatgaaggGTTAATACGAAAACAAGGAATCTTGAAGGAGGACACAGACACACGTGGCAAAGGATAAGTGGAAGATAGGAAGAAAACCATGAAAACCGCTGTTCTTGTAAGAGAAGCCGCTAAAACCATTTTCAGGCTTTGACTGTTCACAACAAAGCGCCCCAAAAGGAGCGTCGCTTTTACTCTCTCTCCATCTATATATAAACAACACCTCCTTCCTCTTCCATCTTCAATTATCAcaccactctctctctctctccctctcctcctttatattttagttatggCCAAGATTGGTTTGAAACCCGACCCGGTTAACAATAATGCCAAGGAGATTCGTTACAGAGGCGTTAGGAAGAGGCCATGGGGCCGTTATGCCGCGGAGATCCGAGATCCGGGTAAGAAAACCCGGGTCTGGCTCGGTACTTTTGATACCGCCGAAGAAGCGGCGCGTGCTTACGATGCGGCGGCGCGTGATTTCCGTGGGGCCAAGGCTAAGACCAATTTCCCCAATTTTCTCGAGCTGAGTGAGAAGGTGCCGGCTGCCGGCGGCGGGTTCGAGCGTAGCCCTAGCCAGAGCAGCACCCTCGATTGCGCTTCTCCTCCGGCGGCGGTTACGCCGGCGAGTGCTGGGATTGCTCCGCCGCAGCTCGAGCTTCGCCTCGGCAACTATCAGATCCCGTTGGCGCGTCCTGTTTACTTCTTGGACGTTATGGGAGTAGGCAACGGAGGTCGTGCTCCGCCTCCGGTGGCGTCGGCTTTTAGGTTGCCGGTGATGCATGTGGCTACAAAGGTTGCTTGTGTGGCTCAGAGCGACTCTGATTCGTCGTCGGTTGTTGATTTCGAAGGTGTGATGGAGAAGAGATCTCAGCTGTTTGATCTAGATCTAAACTTGTCTCCTCCGTCGGAACAGGCCTGAACTTATCGAAGGTGGTCGTGGTCGTGCTCATTTCCGACGCGCAtgcgttttttttgtttgtttgggaGCTGAGAGAATTCGTATTCTCGTAGTTTTTTATTCTCTCTCACTCtagaataattattattatcggttttaagaaaaaaacttcAATCGGGAGAGAGAATATAATTTTAGCTGACATGGATCGTTATGTACATATTATTACATAACTGGAGATCTGAACTTTTGTTGTGTGCTTTTTTGCGACTTGGTTTCACCTTGTTGTTCCTCTATCTGTAGCCTTTAATTTTGTTATtgcaaattttatatcaataatttggtgatcttcataattatcttcatCTAATTTTTCACTCCgcaattgtttcaaaaaatctaaaatcagtTCTTTTTTGGTATTAGTTtgattaaaaatcttatttttcgTTTGGCATTGATTAAATAAAATCGCAAAAATAACCGAAGTTGGAGTATGATAAAACTTAATTAGAGAGAGAGTTAGATACAAGTTTCCAAGCAGccggaaaaaaataaattcatcttttctcagaaaaaaaaagaaaagaagaagtttCCAGCAGACACGCAGCCGACGTGTGTGGAGCCCCTTTTTCTCTGCGGCGtatattagtaaaaataattgGCGTTTACGTCACCAATTAGGGACTGCATACAAAGTACGAACTACTTTTCCTCTTAACTGAAATTTGAGTTCTGAAAAGATGAAtgaattgtttctttttttttttgcttaacagATGATTGaattgttccaaaaaaaaaacagatgaatGAATATTAATACTCTTAGGTTCTGCCAGAAAGAACCTAGATTTTTAAATAGATAGATTCTGCCGTTCAAAAGATAAGTTTAATACcgataaatttttcttttgctcGCTACTGATACTTTTCATCGCATTATCATTATATTTTCCCAATTTAAAACAAGATCTCCATTTgagtaaaaacatattttaagaaACAACTAGCAAtgtgttttaatttttctttatatgaataTCTTGTTAACAATTAATACTACCCTATCAAGATTAACCGTTGGTACTATATATCTCActattaagaaatatttttaatgatataaaattgaGATTTTCTAGATGAGTTGTATTAACACATATTCTTTAAAATGCATATTTTAAGATTTTCacgcattaaaaaaatatattaaattttagttatcaatatattattttctgttattattttttttataacttttaaccaatataattttaataaacataattatgttttttaaagtttacaatttacagttaatttatatattgaaaatataaaaaatatatttttttgaaatattttttttttctaaaatataaaccTTTTAGAAACGGAAAGAGTATCATGTTAATCGTTAAACTAgtcatataatttataaaatatttatttccccTATTCTTTTCCGTTATGAATATGGCTGgttaataagatttttttactcttctattttttttagcGTAAGAACATTATTGTTTTATACTCCTATCTGTTAAGAGTAATGATAATGCGTTGTTTTCGAATATGGGTTGGTGTAAGTCTGTAAGATGAAACGAGGTTAGGAAAATAGTAATGGTTGTGGGTTGGGATAAAACGGCGACGTAGGAGCGGGTGTGGGAGAAAGCGGCTTCATAATGAGAGGTAGAGAAGATAGGTTTGATTGGATTCTTGTCCCCAACTCCGCAATCAAAAAGGGTAAAGAAACTATCTCATCGTGATTCCCGTGTAGATCCAATGGTTAGATTCAACTCTTTATCCACGTGGATGGATCTGAACATTTTGGAGTattaattatagaaaaaaataaagagtgaGGCGGCACCGACGGTGAGGCAGCGCAAGTAATCCTTTTCAAAAGACTGAATCAGTGACGATGGTGCCCacatttcttcttttctttaataTTGATGAAAAGTTATCAGTAGCgagcaaaagaaaaaatgtaaaaatttctttttctgATACGTAGAACTACTCAACTAGTATTGTACGAACAAATTCATACAAAGtgttttaaacttaaaatcctcaGTTTTTACAACCGTttcttttttgataaacatttaCAACCGTATCTAAGACaatgatttttttaactataaaaaatgaaattatattagTACGATATGATTTGCTAATGTAGTAATTTCCCCTGTTCGGAAttgcgctaggcgctagtcgggcgctCGATACGGGCCTAGCGCCTTGacgaaaaatcggagattaatcgGGGAGTATGCGGGGTCtagtttttaatgattttatttagtttaatatttaaaataaaatataatatgtaaatatatattataatgtgataatttatgtatattgaAATTCATATTAACATTTAAATTAACTAAATCCCATGTTAGTAtacatatagatatatatttatatgatacAATTGTAAATATTCAAATCCATAAATCAAAATGATTTAACCGTTGAACCTATTGTAGACATTAGAATCACCTATTTAAGATTTATCAAAATGTTTATATCACGTACGAGAAAAGAAACAGTACAGTTTGTAGcagatattattaatttattgtataGAAAAATCCAACaataaataaagattaaaataagaaaaagatgtgcgaaattaaaaaaaaaaggagctcTAACTACATTCCACGTCGGAGAGCAAAATAAGAAGAAACATGTCACATTATCTATAAATATAGATGTTTCTCCTTCGCTTAAGTTACAAGGTGGGCTTCCACAAAAGCCCAATACCTGTCAAAAGTGTTAAAATTAATCAGGAAAAATCGGTTAAAATCGTTAAAATTCCGATTAATCAACTTAGGCGGGCGGTTTATTGTGGTCCGATTAGGTGACCCGATTTGGTCCTAATCGCCACAGTACTCATACGCCGAGCGCCTAGGCGGCCGAGTTTTCGGCTAGGCGCCCGTGTTTTCGAACAGGGGTAATTTCACAAGTGATAACCAGACGGAATGATTATTGGACAGTAGATAAGAGAGTATTAGGGCCGGCGCGCGTGAAAGAGGCATGAGATGTAAGTTCTCTGTTGACGAGGTTTATGTCGGGATTCTTGGTTGTCTTCACATGCATCTCCACCGTCCGATAAAGTTTGATAttcattgtctttttttttagtaattgtTTTCTACTGTATTTTATTTCTCACTCATACATTAGTTTACGTGAATAcaccataaatttttttttttacattttggtCCCTCATTTTATTATCTTACTATCCCCACTCTCTTGATTTTCCATATAgaactacaatttttttttcttaattcgTGCTTGATTTTGGAAAAAATGGTAAGATGTATATACATCGTTATGAACCATATAAAGCGATGTTGTTTACACTCTCTTCAAAAATAACGATTTTCtgcaatttgttttaaaaaaacatataaagcggaaatattataaatttatacttatattagAATAAACAAGATACATGTTAGTTGCAGATACGGCTATCAGGATCACATCACAATTATTAAAGAGCTAGAAATATATATacgtattaaaatattattatagtgGGAATAATTCATTTAAAGGTTAAAGACACGTGTGAAACAAGATTAACTGCGGCGGCCGCTTTACATGGGCTAGGACCCACACGCTTCATAGTATGGTCATCCAGAATCTCAATCCCAACCAACCAGATTTTTTCCCTCCTTTTTCTTCTCACCAGATGCCAAGTCGGCCATTTACACCACACTTACTATTCATATTATTGCTTTGTTCACTCCCTCTCTTTTTCATTAATGTGGGTTGTGGGAGGTCACCGCTACCGTTAAAGTGTCGTTAGGTCAGCTGAACTGTCGTCTTTCATTGAAATTTCAAGGAAAGCTTATTGGGCTTCACGTGTCCGTTTCGACATTTACAATCACGCCGTCAACtccatttcatttattttaatataaatagaaTTACGTAAATAgtgtttttaaacttttttctttttcataatattattaaaagaagaaaattagtGGAGACCAgaatttctctctctcctcttggagaTGAGATGAAGCTTTCATCTTTCTTTAGGTTTGATTCTGAGAAACTTTGGATCTTCAGGCTTCGCCGACTTAGTTTCCGGAAGAAGATAACTTCTCTAACATTTTTTTCGCCGGCTCTGTTCCCGCGTCGTACTATCCTCTCATTGATGGCGGTTCTGTCTATGGATTCTTGAGTGGTGACTCGGCTTGATTTCATGTTTTGATGGCTTGATGTGACGGATGAGATTTCAATTTGTTCGATTGATGCTTTCCGATGATCTGAAATCAAGGGATAATGGTGTATGAAAGTTGAGTGAATGATTTTAACCGTTTGGATGGAGATTTTGTTTCTGGATGAGATCTTGATTTCTCGTCTGATACTCTCCGGTGATAACATGCAAAGCTGATGAAGTGGTGAGTTTGGGTAAGTGCTTTCTCCCAGTGTGATCCGGTGAGGCGCCGTTCGGTTTCCGGCAAAGTCCGGTGAAACGCCGTCCAGTCTCCGACATGATTATCTTTCTGACGCGTGTCGTGCTTCGCTGTTGAGATTTTCGACACGTCTTTGTTCGGCGTGACATGTGTGTCGCGTCTCACGTTTTTTGAGATTAGGTCTCTTTTTGGTCTGTTTGAAGTTTGGACCAGTGTTAGGCcattatgtttaattttttgggttttatgTTTGTAACTAGATTTCCTTCTTTTAATAATACTAGAGATttttcccgggctacgcccggggtTTTCTcctatattataattttatttagtttattatgGATTTTGGATTTGACTAAAAATTTTATACTTAGACTGAATgtgatatataaattattaaacaaatttgcaattatttgtattgattttgttgactaaattttaaaattattaaaatttatctgtttttctttcaatatatcaaaatacatataAGTTGGTAACCaaactgaattaaaaaaaattagttcaaATTCAATTATTCTTTTATCttgtttatttgaattttatgaaaatatggtCAAAATGAGCATATAATTCGAacatttttaacgttaaaatcagccaatatatatattaaaattttaatattgattatttattatttggtgATAAGAAAATCTATATGAATTTGTTATTAAGTGTTAAGGCAGTGAAGAAATGAAGAACAATTGAAATCTAAAAGTGATGTACATTGAAAGAATCCTTAAATTATGTCAAATACTTTTGTTTCCATGcagcaaaacaaaatattaaaaattaaaattataataatattctcTAAGAGctatttattgaaaatttatcattttatgtGTATTTGAACTATTGCATTTTatactatattatatttaaaattttgtataactaatttgcattttttttgttattttgttggcAGTTTAGATTATCTTAATTGAAAAAGACATAATTATATCGTAAATGAATGAATATGAAGAACACAATTCTCAAATAATGCacttaaaacaatattatagaTTAAGTTGCTAATgtgaaatcaatttttgaacATCTACAaccattttaatatgtttgattGTGTATCATTGAATCTATTAAATCAGATTCTAAGAATTTGTAAAGTAAAATgaattagaaatatataaaatatattctaaattaaataaatatgatatttagttatttttgtcataataacGTATTtagttcatttttatatttatttattatttttaattgttaacTTATGATTGATTGTTTTTCTTATACTGGTATCATCTTTTCGTATAAAAGTGTGACATATATGTTAGGACAAAATAGTAATTGGTTGATTAACTGTCGTTTCTTATCAAAagtctattaattatttttggatattttttgtttattaaaataaaatattgtttatatattttttatcaatcgATATGTGATATTATTTAACTATGGTTGGATGTAGTAATcatgattttgtgtttttttattaaaatagttcATGATTTTAAtggttatattttatgtttgtcTGTGttagttttttgaattttggtgttttgttacataatgtaatattttatagagTTTATGAGTGAATGATGTTGAAATAATCTATAGATTGGTGCGCTATTCATTATTTTGTGTGTTGGCTGTGGTTATTTTAGGGAGTGTATGTTTTTGATAgataatatgtataaataattaattttcaactTGGTTTTTAAGGAATT encodes:
- the LOC106439403 gene encoding ethylene-responsive transcription factor 4-like, which encodes MAKIGLKPDPVNNNAKEIRYRGVRKRPWGRYAAEIRDPGKKTRVWLGTFDTAEEAARAYDAAARDFRGAKAKTNFPNFLELSEKVPAAGGGFERSPSQSSTLDCASPPAAVTPASAGIAPPQLELRLGNYQIPLARPVYFLDVMGVGNGGRAPPPVASAFRLPVMHVATKVACVAQSDSDSSSVVDFEGVMEKRSQLFDLDLNLSPPSEQA